From one Cyprinus carpio isolate SPL01 chromosome B3, ASM1834038v1, whole genome shotgun sequence genomic stretch:
- the LOC109112563 gene encoding LOW QUALITY PROTEIN: gastrula zinc finger protein XlCGF57.1-like (The sequence of the model RefSeq protein was modified relative to this genomic sequence to represent the inferred CDS: inserted 2 bases in 1 codon), producing MSFIKEESEDIRIAEVFSIKHEDTEEQTDLKVLKKESQELNENEEKYLVERNLDFIMEEKYFSCSQTKKTSTRKRALKTGTRDFSCEHCGKFFNHKGNLKKHTQIHTGEKPHACTQCGKSFIEKGSLKIHMRVHTGEKPYACTQCGKSFTQKERLKVHLRIHTGEKRFSCKQCGKSFKEIGHLEGHMRIHTEEKPFTCQQCGKSFNEKRNVKLHMSVHTGEKPFTCEQCGKNFTQKGHLKIHMRVHTGEKPFTCKQCGKSFNEKGHLXKHMRIHTGEKPYTCQQCGKGFTDKRNVNLHMSVHTGEKPFTCQQCGKSFTQKQHLKVHMRSHTGEKAFTCQQCGKSFTENVHLKVHMIVHTGEKPFTCQQCGKSFSQRGHLKIHVRSHTGEKPFTCQQCGKSFSQKCYLKVHVRSHTGEKPFTCQQCGKSFTTAVNLKYHMRTHTGENLFSCDHCGKSFKQKKSLNCHLSSPKKCGKSVSLNQGSETFMSRSAVFKFPS from the exons ATgtcgtttattaaagaggagagtgaagacattaGGATTGCAGAAGTGTTCAGcatcaaacatgaagatactgaggaacaaacag ACCTGAAGGTGCTGAAAAAGGAGAGtcaagaactgaatgaaaatgaagagaAGTACCTGGTTGAGAGAAATCTTGATTTCATAAtggaagaaaaatattttagctgCTCGCAGACTAAAAAGACTTCCACACGAAAAAGAGCTCTGAAGACAGGAACTAGAGATTTCTCCTGCGAACACTGTGGAAAGTTTTTTAATcataaaggaaaccttaaaaagcacacacaaattcacactggagagaagcctcatgcatgcactcagtgtggaaagagtttcattgAAAAAGGAAGTCTTAAaatccacatgagagttcacactggagagaagccttatgcatgcactcagtgtggaaagagtttcacacaaaaagaaAGGCTTAAAGTCCACttaagaattcacactggagagaagcgtTTCTCCTGCAAACAGTGTGGCAAGAGCTTCAAAGAAATAGGACACCTCGAAggccacatgagaattcatactgaagagaagcctttcacctgccaacagtgtggaaagagcttcaatgaaaaaagaaatgtaaaactcCATATGAgcgttcacactggagagaagcctttcacctgtgAACAGTGTGGGAAGAATTTCACTCAAAAAGGACATCTTAAaatccacatgagagttcacactggagagaagcctttcacctgcaaacagtgtggaaagagtttcaatgaaaaaggacacct aaaacacatgagaattcacactggagagaagccttacacctgccaacagtgtggaaagggcTTCACtgataaaa GAAATGTAAATCTCCACATGAgcgttcacactggagagaagcctttcacttgccaacagtgtgggaagagtttcacacaaaaacaacatcttaaagtccacatgagaagtCACACGGGAGAGAAAGCTTTTacttgccaacagtgtggaaagagtttcactgaaaatgtacaccttaaagtccacatgatagttcacactggagagaagcctttcacatgccaacagtgtggaaagagcttctcTCAAAGAGGACATCTTAAAATCCATGTAAgaagtcacactggagagaagcctttcacctgccaacagtgtggaaagagcttctctcaaaaatgttatcTTAAAGTCCATGTTAgaagtcacactggagagaagcctttcacctgccaacagtgtggaaagagcttcacaaCAGCAGTGAACCTTAAGTatcacatgagaactcacaccgGAGAGAATCTGTTCAGTTGTgatcactgtggaaagagtttcaaacaaaaaaaatcccttaaCTGTCACTTGAGTTCACCCAAGAAGTGTGGAAAAAGTGTCAGTCTAAACCAGGGGTCAGAAACCTTTATGTCACGAAGTGCTGTTTTTAAGTTTCCTAGTTAA